In the Tachyglossus aculeatus isolate mTacAcu1 chromosome 6, mTacAcu1.pri, whole genome shotgun sequence genome, cgcttactatgttacatggtgatcaggttgtcccacggaggggctcacagtcttaatcaatcaatcaatcaatcgtatttattgagcgcttactatgtgcagagcactgtactaagcgcttggaaagtacaaattggcatcacatagagacagtccctacccaacagtgggctcacagtcttaatctccattttccagctgagggaactgaggcccagagaagtgacctgcccaaagtcccacggctgataattggtggagccaggatttgaacccgtgacctctgactccaaagcccgggctctttaacactgagccacgctgcttccagtaggCGTCTAGCACAGAGCCAGGATGAACGGTTCcccttctagtcccggctctgccacttgtctgctgtgtgacctggggcaggtcacttccctgggcctcagtttccccctctgaaaagggggatgaagaccgtgagccccccgtgggacaacccgatgaccttgtatctaccccagcgcttagaacagtgcctggcgcatagcaagcgcttaataagtaccacccttattattattattattaataataagaacccAGGCTCCAGTGCCGACTCCtccactggtccgctgtgtgaccgtgggccaaatgcttcccttctgtgcctcagttccctcatctgtaaaatggggatgaccgtgatccccacgtgggatgggctgtgtccacccgattactttgtagctacctcagtgcttagagcagtgccggacatatagtaagcacctaataccaccAAAAAACGGGGAGAGCCTGGTGGTTGGGGAAGGCATGCCAACTGTAGCCCCTCTTCTAGACCACGAGAAcagtacggctcagtggaaagagcccgggctttggagttggaggtcatgggttccaatcccggcaccgccacttgccagctgggtgactttgggcaagtcgtttcacttctctgggcctcggtgacctcatctggaaaatggggatgaagaccgtgagccccccgtggggcaacctgatcaccttgtaaccccccccccagcgcttacagcagtgcttcgcacatagtaagcgcttaacaaatgccatcatcattcttcttctctgggcctcagttccctcatctgtaaaatggggatgacgactgtgagccccccgccgtgggacaacctgatcgccttgtaacctccccagcacttagaacagtgcctggcacatagtaagcgcttaacaaatgcatttattattattattattattattattagaccgtaAATTCgtggagagcagggaatgtgcctgttgattgttttttgtcctctccctagcgctcagtacagcgtcccgcacacgggaagcgctcgatAGAAAGGACTGAAAGAAGGACGACGCGTGGTTAGGGGGAGGagcggctcggcggaaagagcccggggcttgggagtccgagggcgcgggttctaatcccagctcggccacccgtccgccgggtgacctcgggcgagccgcttcccgtctctgggcctcagtgccctcatctggaaaacggggatcatcatcatcatcaatcgtatttattgagcgcttactatgtgcagagcaccgtacgaagcgcttgggaagtacaaattggcaaaatacgAAGTCGGTGAGCCCCACCCCAAGACCCTGCCTCTCCTAGGCAcccggtgagcgcttaacagatgccgccgTTATCACTGCTCACTGCCCGGTCCCCTCCCGAGGGCTCAGCGGAGCGTCCAGCGCGCAGTGGGCGCCGGAGGCGGGCGGGGGGGTTACCTGCTGGATGCCGAGGCAGAGATAGTAGATGCTGTCGGGCTCGTAGCGCTCGCCGTTGGGCCGGGTGATCTCCCGCACGAACTGGGCCAGGCCGTAGTTGAGCTCGGCCGCGGTGCAGGCCAGGATGTCCTCCTTGATCCGCATGGGCTTCGCtgcccggggaggggggcggtcagAGCCCCGCGCGCCCGCCCCCGccgcgccccccgggccccccggcgcCCCGACTCACGGCCGAAGCGGAGCTCCTCGGCCTTGCCGCCggcctcgccgccgccgccgccgccgccgccgccggcgtaCTTGCCCTGGACCCAGGCCTTCCAAGCGTTGACCCCGTAGGAGTAGTTGAGGCCCGGGGTGCAGCTGGGCTGGCTACTCAGGGAGTCCCGGGAGCAGCTCTCGGACAGCACCAGTCGCTTCTGGCCCTGggcggggttggggtgggggtcggacggtgggccggggccgcccccccgccccgggccgccCACCCGCCGGCCCTCACCTTCCGGATGGCCCGGGGCAGGTCCTGCTCGGCCGCGGACACCTCGTCGGGCCCCACCAGGCCGCAGTCGAACAGGAAGTCCACGCTGGGGTTGATGTCCAGGGggtctggcgggggggggggggcggccgtcagccccggcccccggcccccggcccgtccCGCCCCGCCGGCCGGCCCGCTCACTCTTGGGGAAGTCCGCCTCCAGGTCCTGGCCGGGCCCGTCCAGGACGTTGGCCATCTTGACCGCCATGGCCAGGACGTCGTCCCGGGCGGGGCCGAAGAGGTCgcagtcctccaggaggccttccgtgcTCTGGTTGCTCACCAggtctgagggggagaggggggcccgGTCAGGGCCGGTcccgcccggggcggggggggggggggggggcccgccgCGCCCCCGCCGTACCGCAGAGGTCGGACGAGGCCTTGTCCAGCTCCTCGGCCTCGGCGATCATCTCCGCCATGGCCAGGATGTCCGCCTCCAGGGGGTTGGACGGGATTTTCACTTTGAGCTCCTCGATGGTCTCCACGATTTTGTCCGTGTTCTCCAGCGTGGTGGGCAGGAACAGGGGGACGGGGACCTGGGGGGAGAGGCGAGGAGGGCAACGGCCGCCACCCCGGCGGCGGTGACGCCCGTCAGGCGTCGGACCGTCCTCGCCCCGCGCGCCGTAAGCGCCCGGTGAGCGCGACCGGATACGTGCCGCCCCGCTCCGCCGGACGCTCGCCGGCGCCCGGTGGCCACTCACCGGCACGGGCATGGAGAAAGGCACGGGCACCTTCTGGCAGTACAGATGCATAGGCACCGGGACGAAGACGGGCACGGGGATGGGCAGCACGATCACCTGGGGcggcttctgctcctcctctgcggGAGCCGGGCCGTCCTCAGTCCCCGGCCGCCGGccggggccccgccgcccccccgggAACCGGCGCCGGCCTTACCCGTCTGGCAGCCCTTGGAGGACGTCTCCACGTGGCAGGTCACCCCGCGGTTCTGCATCAGCGGCTTGCACATGGCGGCCTTGTTCTTCCGGGGCgtggacggcggcggcggcgggggcggcgggggcggctgcGTGGCCGAGCGGGTCCTGCCGGAGAGCTGTGCCCGGCCGGGGGAGTCGCAGGTTGGCGGCCGCCCCCGGCCGGGGTGGGGGACCCCGTCCCCCCCGCTCCCGCCTCTCACCGGGGGGCCGTGATCCGCTCCGGCCTGGGCGGGCGCGGCGGGCGTGGAGGGTCTGGGCTCCGGCGGAGACTGATCTGCGCGTCGGAGACAGGCGAGCCTGAGCCCcggcgggcggggagggaggccggtGCCCGCGGCGGCCCCTCCCCGCGCCCGCCCCGCGGACGCACGGTTGAGGAGGCTCTCGGGGCCGCTCTGCGTGTCCAGGTTGGGTTGGTTCTGGTGGCTGTAGAAGCGGAGCAGGCACTGCTCGTTGCACAGGTGTCGGACCTGCCCGCGCCAGTGGATGGTCTCCAGCAGCTTGCCCTGGCGTTTGCAGGCGTGGCAGCGGGCGGCCTGGGCggggcacgggggtgagggggggggggcgcggcccCGCCGGGGGCCCCTTTgcccccccccagcccgggccccgGCTGACCTTGCAGTACCAGAGCAGGTATTTGTCCTTGCAGGCCTCGCTGCAGAAGTCCCAGGTGCTGCCGTCCAGCTGCTCGCTCACCCCGCGCTGGCATGTCTGGGAGCAGTAGGTGCATGTCACGCAGCACAGGCCCAGCTTCTTCGTGAAGTCCTGCTTGTAGAGGAGCACGCAGCCtgcgcccggggggcggggggcggtcacCGGACGGGTGGACCCCGCCACCCCGGCCCGGCGAGGGCCGCGATCCCCTCCGCCGCCCGCCTCCCGGGGCTGCAAGaacaggacaagggggagagggagacggaggaGACATACGTGCCCGTTGGGCGGCCGCCCCGgggggcaggtggcagagagagagagagggaggggagccgaagagaggaaagagagagggaaaagagaaagaggggcaaaggacagagagagagagagagaaaggtaaaAGACAGAAATGCAGGTGACAGTGAGACAGgcaaaaaagagacagagagggagagagagaaaggtaaaAGACAGAAATGCAGGTGACAGTGAGACAGgcaaaaaagagacagagagggagggagagagaggcgaaagagacaaagacagaagaaagagagagaggggacaaaatgatagcatttattaagcgtttactatgtgcaaagcaccgttctaagcgctggggaggttacagggcgaccaggttgtcccccgtggggctcacaggcttcctccccattttacagccgagggaactgaggcgcggagaagtgacttgcccaaagtcacccagctgacaagtggcggggccggcatttgaacccacgacctctgactccagagcccgggctctttccgctgagccacgctggtaaagacagggagagggagagatgggacaaaacacagagacagaggagggagagaggaagagaggcaaaCGAAAGAGACGGgcaagagacagggagggaggcaaagacaggaaagagaaagagatgggaCAAAACTCAGAGAGAGAGGCTAAAGACAGAAAGAGgggcgagagagagggaggcaaagacaggaaagagaaagagggagagagatgggacaaAACAGAGAGGTGAAAGACAGAcgagagagacagaaatagaggCAAACAAAAGAGACgggcaagagagagagggagggaggcaaagacagaggaaagagagggagagatgggacaagacagagagaggtgaaagacagAAAGAGGCAAACAGGAGAtgggcgagagagagagggaggcaaagacagaggaaagagaaaggggagaaaagacagggagagatgggacAAAACACAGAGAGAGGCGAAAGACAgacgagagagacagaaagagaggcaaACGAGAGAGATgggcaagagagagaaagggaggcaaagacagaggaaagagagagagagatgggacaaaacagagagagaggtgaaagacagatgagagacagaaagagaggcaaACAAGAGAGATgggcaagagagagaaagggaggcaaagacagaggaaagagagagagagatgggacaaAACAGAGAGAGAGGCGAAAGAcagatgagagagacagaaagagaggcaaACGAGAGATgggcaagagagagaaagggaggcaaagacagaggaaacagaaagagagagagatgggacaaAACAGAGaggtgaaagacagagagagacagaggcaaagaaaagagacgggcaagagggagagggaggcaaagacagaggaaagagaaagagagggagagatgggacaaAACATAGTGAGAAGCGAAAGACAGACGAGACAGAAAGAGAGCCAAACAAAAGAGatgggcaagagagagagagggaggcagagacagaggaaagagaaacagagggagagatgggacaaaacccagagagaggtgaaagacagACGAGAGAGACGGAAAGAGAGGCAAACAAAAGAGATGGGCAAGAGCGAGAGAGGAGGCAAAGACAGAGgaaacagaaagagagggagagatgggacaaAACACAGAGAGAAGCGAAAgacgagagagacagaaagagaggcaaACAAAAGAGATGGGCAAGAGCgagagagaggcaaagagaggaaagagaggggacaaaagacagagagggagagatgggacagAACAGAGAGGCGCGAAAGACAgacgagagagacagaaagagagggacagaggcaaagagagggaaagagagacagagaggtggggggtcgggggtcggggcccCCTCACCCTGGCTGCAGAAGCTCTTCTCGACGCCGCTGAAGCGCAGCTTGTCGTGGAGCAGTTTCTCCTGGCGGCAGTGGGAACACTGGGACACCACGCCGCGCAGGCGCTTGAAGTCCTCGCAGCAGTCCCGGCAGCAGAACTGGAAGGCCTGGTCCTGGCGGGGGGCGGCGCGGGGGTCAGGCCGAGGGaaccgggcggggggggggggggggtcccccccgccgccccccggggcGGAGGGCCCCGGCCCACTCACCTGCCACTCCAGGACTTCGGGCTTGGTGCTGAAGAGGCTGTGGCAGTAGTGACAGGTGAGGTGCGGGCCGCCTTCGGGGCTCGACCGCTGGGGGACGGCGGGGGCGGGCGGAAAGAGACAGCGGGCGGGGGGGACGGTGGGCGCCGGGGCGGCCGGGCGGCCCCCCCCCGGTCCCTCCCGGaggcccctcccctccgccccggaTACCTGGAACTTGGACCAGCAGCTGGGGCTGCAGAACTGATAGACGGTGCGGTCGGCCTTGTTATAGTAGCAGGGATCCGGG is a window encoding:
- the ZMYM3 gene encoding zinc finger MYM-type protein 3 isoform X1; its protein translation is MAGGSPEREPPEPPSPPAGDPREGGGGGSQTDPGGPGSPAPSGLAGAVQPERGSEPPLEKGHKRSERARRSEATKAETVDSAESIPVSDEDSDAMVDDPNDEDFVPFRPRRSPRVSLRAHAASRAAAAAAARSAGAKMTCAHCRTPLQKGQTAYQRKGLPQLFCSASCLTSFSKKPAGRKACTFCKKEIWNAKDSIMAQTGTGSSFHEFCTSVCLSLYEAQQQRPDPQPGEAPAETTARCSVCHRAGEVLHEVSNGSVVHQLCSDSCFSKFRATKGLKTNCCDQCGAYIYGKGGGPPAQQLFHEGQQKRFCSAACLGGYKKKNTRVYPCVWCKTLSKNFEMLPHVDRNGKTGLFCSLCCTTSHKVKQAGLVGPPRPCSFCRRSLPDPCYYNKADRTVYQFCSPSCWSKFQRSSPEGGPHLTCHYCHSLFSTKPEVLEWQDQAFQFCCRDCCEDFKRLRGVVSQCSHCRQEKLLHDKLRFSGVEKSFCSQGCVLLYKQDFTKKLGLCCVTCTYCSQTCQRGVSEQLDGSTWDFCSEACKDKYLLWYCKAARCHACKRQGKLLETIHWRGQVRHLCNEQCLLRFYSHQNQPNLDTQSGPESLLNHQSPPEPRPSTPAAPAQAGADHGPPVRGGSGGDGVPHPGRGRPPTCDSPGRAQLSGRTRSATQPPPPPPPPPPSTPRKNKAAMCKPLMQNRGVTCHVETSSKGCQTEEEQKPPQVIVLPIPVPVFVPVPMHLYCQKVPVPFSMPVPVPVPLFLPTTLENTDKIVETIEELKVKIPSNPLEADILAMAEMIAEAEELDKASSDLCDLVSNQSTEGLLEDCDLFGPARDDVLAMAVKMANVLDGPGQDLEADFPKNPLDINPSVDFLFDCGLVGPDEVSAAEQDLPRAIRKGQKRLVLSESCSRDSLSSQPSCTPGLNYSYGVNAWKAWVQGKYAGGGGGGGGGEAGGKAEELRFGPKPMRIKEDILACTAAELNYGLAQFVREITRPNGERYEPDSIYYLCLGIQQYLLENGRMVNIFTDLYYLTFIQELNKSLSSWQPSLLHNNTVFSRVEEEHLWECKQLGVYSPFVLLNTLMFFNTKFFGLQTAEEHMQLSFANVVRQARKGGGARGGGAPKGASIRYYAPPVRQRKGRDGGAGKRKREEEQLPVLEQRENRLNPLRCPVKFYEFYLSKCPETLRGRSDVFYLQPERSCLAESPLWYSVIPMDRGMLESMLNRILAVRDIYDDPPRPGEDQLD